Proteins found in one Rhinolophus ferrumequinum isolate MPI-CBG mRhiFer1 chromosome 9, mRhiFer1_v1.p, whole genome shotgun sequence genomic segment:
- the TMEM125 gene encoding transmembrane protein 125: protein MSEGEARALPGQGLPPDALAEQVELWWSQQPRRSALCFAVAVGLVAGCGAGGVALLASTSSRSGEWRLAVGTVLCLLALLVLIKQLMSSAVQDMNCIRQPHHVALLRSGGGADALVVLLSGLVLLVTGLTLAGLAAAPAPAQPLAVMLSVGIALAASGSLLLLALLLYQVGVSGHCPLIRAATSSTHSDTGSIFSISGRLSAGRRHETTSSIASLI, encoded by the coding sequence ATGTCTGAAGGAGAGGCTCGAGCCCTGCCTGGCCAGGGGCTGCCCCCGGATGCGCTGGCAGAACAGGTGGAGTTGTGGTGGTCCCAGCAGCCTCGGCGCTCGGCACTCTGCTTTGCCGTGGCCGTGGGCCTCGTGGCGGGCTGTGGGGCAGGTGGTGTGGCACTGCTCGCCTCCACCAGCAGCCGCTCGGGAGAGTGGCGGCTGGCAGTGGGCACCGTGCTGTGCCTGCTGGCCCTGCTGGTTCTGATTAAGCAGCTGATGAGCTCAGCCGTGCAGGACATGAACTGCATACGCCAGCCCCACCATGTGGCCCTGCTGCGCAGTGGCGGTGGTGCCGATGCCCTGGTGGTGCTGCTCAGTGGCCTGGTGCTGCTGGTCACCGGCCTGACGCTGGCTGGGTTGGCCGCCGCCCCTGCGCCTGCCCAGCCACTGGCTGTCATGCTGTCCGTGGGCATCGCCCTGGCTGCCTCCGGCTCACTCTTGCTGCTGGCCTTGCTGCTGTATCAGGTCGGCGTGAGTGGACACTGCCCCCTTATCCGCGCAGCCACGTCCTCCACCCACAGTGACACTGGCAGCATCTTCAGCATTTCAGGCCGGTTGTCTGCTGGCCGGCGTCATGAAACCACATCCAGTATCGCCAGCCTCATCTGA